One Acipenser ruthenus unplaced genomic scaffold, fAciRut3.2 maternal haplotype, whole genome shotgun sequence genomic region harbors:
- the LOC117410080 gene encoding serine protease FAM111B-like: MASPKKKASSSCGLDVKSEAEDKTPNQAVDPSSPARRTRSQTENIKSFTIYLPDNSQYKINGLAGQTVLEALNSNSKFNARNLAERKKNNKKEVLITGKNVLKGIVPHHLPCSFIPNGELFNVTFILSGEGDDGERDFYPEKSRDAERVVFYVEPRGKVNVAKKTILKNHHLHQLRENLCVYAFRGETVKEALTRDGRFLSAVFEKNYQLSCNGTLVEFHLYVDDEDGKIFTMIVSSEVRPVSEQLHPKIGMSSQTTGIDQYAGTATGASAATGDTQPVSKATGAFKTTGDTQSGSQSSTNTNHRVYLPIPDTREVYKALKSQMDGLIKLMKARGKETTGSLPISELLRTEFGKNTDSFTLVSTVRTLTELTESVCFINAVDKVATGFLLFGNYILTCAHVVEKILAESQPVRLAAAVSVNFKFEKPGESFETLAVKPQIVAYDRKLDYALLELDQGSAPLPPALITRLGVPPTSGGVCIIGHPSGDVKKIDPCSVIKFEERQDKKKRHIEENEESKCRVQVITRYSFEELRDEKRLSYDTCFYDGASGSPVLNDKLQLVAMHTGGYLYQLSTKKKQSVIEFGTHMTVILKNVLHHKAAAGPLLQELFCVDSENPERLAVLKMLVEDACRIPVAREILKQSVTNDLQRYELLKGMTDRSSLLDELLNECDEENRMELD, translated from the exons ATGGCTTCCCCAAAGAAGAAAGCTTCATCCAGCTGTGGATTGGATGTTAAA TCCGAGGCAGAAGACAAGACACCAAATCAGGCTGTAGACCCATCTTCACCAGCCAGGCGAACCAGAAGCCAAACGGAGAACATTAAGTCGTTTACGATTTATCTTCCAGATAATtcccaatacaaaataaatggccTGGCTGGACAAACTGTGCTCGAGGCCTTAAACAGTAACTCGAAGTTCAATGCACGAAATTtggcagagagaaaaaaaaacaataaaaaggaagTGCTCATCACTGGGAAGAATGTCTTGAAGGGGATTGTGCCTCATCATCTGCCTTGCAGCTTTATACCCAATGGAGAGCTTTTCAACGTTACATTCATTCTGTCTGGGGAAGGCGACGATGGGGAGCGAGATTTCTATCCAGAGAAGTCTCGAGACGCAGAACGCGTCGTTTTTTACGTAGAGCCGCGAGGTAAAGTTAATGTCGCAAAGAAGACAATTCTGAAAAACCATCACCTTCACCAGCTGCGTGAAAATCTGTGTGTCTACGCCTTCCGGGGGGAGACGGTGAAGGAGGCTTTGACAAGGGATGGGAGGTTTCTTTCAGCCGTGTTTGAAAAGAATTACCAATTGAGTTGCAATGGGACTCTAGTTGAGTTCCATCTGTATGTAGATGATGAAGATGGGAAGATTTTCACCATGATTGTTTCAAGTGAGGTCAGACCAGTGAGCGAGCAGCTGCACCCTAAGATCGGGATGAGCAGCCAGACTACTGGTATTGACCAGTATGCCGGTACAGCTACTGGTGCCAGTGCAGCTACTGGCGATACCCAGCCTGTCTCTAAAGCTACAGGTGCGTTTAAAACGACTGGCGATACCCAGTCTGGCTCCCAATCGTCAACTAATACAAACCACAGGGTTTACCTCCCAATTCCCGACACTAGAGAAGTGTACAAGGCCCTCAAGTCACAGATGGACGGTCTTATTAAGTTAATGAAAGCCAGAGGAAAAGAAACCACAGGTTCCCTCCCGATCAGCGAGCTGCTGAGAACGGAATTCGGTAAAAACACGGACAGCTTTACTCTGGTTAGCACCGTTAGAACGCTGACCGAGCTCACCGAATCTGTCTGCTTCATCAACGCTGTGGACAAAGTAGCCACCGGGTTCCTTTTGTTTGGGAATTACATTCTTACCTGCGCGCACGTCGTGGAGAAAATCCTCGCCGAATCCCAGCCAGTAAGGCTCGCCGCCGCGGTTTCTGTAAACTTTAAATTCGAAAAACCTGGCGAGTCTTTCGAGACTTTAGCTGTCAAGCCACAGATAGTCGCCTATGACAGAAAGCTGGACTATGCTTTGCTAGAGCTGGACCAGGGAAGCGCTCCGCTCCCTCCAGCTCTGATTACTAGGCTTGGCGTTCCTCCAACAAGCGGGGGCGTCTGTATCATCGGTCACCCGAGTGGCGACGTCAAGAAGATAGATCCGTGTTCCGTTATAAAGTTCGAGGAAcgccaagacaaaaaaaaacgacACATTGAGGAAAATGAGGAAAGCAAATGTCGTGTGCAGGTAATTACCCGCTACTCTTTTGAAGAGCTGCGAGATGAAAAGCGATTGTCGTACGACACCTGTTTTTATGACGGCGCGTCTGGCTCTCCGGTCCTTAATGATAAGCTTCAGCTGGTAGCTATGCACACGGGTGGGTATTTGTACCAGCTGTCTACGAAGAAGAAGCAGAGCGTGATCGAGTTCGGGACGCATATGACGGTCATTCTCAAAAACGTGCTACATCATAAAGCGGCTGCAGGTCCCTTGCTACAGGAATTGTTCTGCGTCGATTCTGAAAATCCGGAGCGCCTCGCGGTTTTAAAGATGTTGGTGGAAGACGCGTGCCGTATTCCGGTTGCGAGGGAAATCTTAAAACAGTCAGTGACAAACGATCTGCAAAGGTACGAACTTCTTAAGGGTATGACTGACCGGAGTAGCCTCCTGGATGAACTGCTTAATGAATGCGACGAGGAAAACCGAATGGAATTGGATTAA
- the LOC117970140 gene encoding reticulon-4 receptor-like 2, with the protein MDSRSIFRSGSSGQTFRGSLSLWLLLWFSSPSPVSSCPRLCMCYPSPMTVSCQSQNFTAVPAGIPYHSQRVFLQNNRITEVRAESFGFGTQVLWLYSNNISSIEPGAFSDLRDLEELDLGDNPSLRTLDQDTFRGLDKLQSLHMYRCQLGTLPGTVFRKLYSLQFLYLQDNLLQHIQDDLFADLVNLTHLFLHGNLIRVLSENVFRGLVNLDRLLLHQNRIRQVHRRAFRDLGRLTILFLFNNSLSELPGPSLTGLRSLEFLRLNGNPWSCSCQARPLWEWFRRVRVSSSELLCTGPQERKGLDLRFLREIDFARCPLQDTPGRSSTFSTKWWFPKSGKSGHAEKSKGLYGRKGQQTSSLDNPQVGGRVKSFEPEPESALPKPGPQDYWENYENEDPSLGCSDADCLSEEESSRGERNRPGFALLSLSLSLALASFSAGSI; encoded by the exons ATGGACTCTCGGTCGATTTTCCGGAGCGGCTCCAGTGGTCAGACTTTCAGAG gctcgTTGTCTCTCTGGCTCCTCCTCTGGTTCTCCTCTCCCAGTCCAGTCTCCTCCTGCCCTCGCCTGTGTATGTGCTACCCCTCTCCTATGACGGTCAGCTGCCAATCCCAGAACTTCACCGCGGTCCCAGCGGGAATCCCCTACCACAGCCAGAGGGTTTTCCTCCAGAACAACCGGATCACGGAGGTCCGGGCCGAGTCGTTCGGATTCGGCACGCAG GTCCTGTGGCTCTACTCCAACAACATCAGCTCCATCGAACCCGGGGCCTTCAGCGACCTGCGGGACCTGGAGGAGCTGGACCTGGGGGACAACCCGTCCCTTCGGACCCTGGACCAGGACACGTTCCGCGGGCTGGACAAGCTGCAGAGTCTGCACATGTACCGCTGTCAGCTGGGGACCCTGCCCGGCACTGTCTTCAGAAAACTCTACAGCCTGCAATTCCTGtacctgcaggacaacctgctgcaGCACATACAG gacgaTCTCTTCGCTGACCTGGTCAACCTCACACACCTCTTTCTCCACGGCAACCTGATCCGGGTCCTGTCTGAGAACGTGTTCCGCGGGCTGGTCAACCTGGACCGGCTGCTGCTCCACCAGAACCGGATCAGGCAGGTCCACCGACGAGCCTTCCGAGACCTGGGCCGGCTCACCATCCTCTTCCTCTTCAACAACTCCCTGTCCGAGCTCCCCGGCCCCTCCCTCACCGGCCTCCGATCCCTGGAGTTCCTGCGGCTCAACGGGAACCCCTGGTCCTGCTCCTGCCAGGCCCGGCCGCTCTGGGAGTGGTTCCGCAGGGTCCGGGTCTCCAGCTCCGAGCTGCTGTGCACCGGGCCCCAGGAGAGGAAGGGGCTGGACCTGCGCTTCCTGAGGGAGATCGACTTCGCGCGCTGCCCCCTGCAGGACACCCCCGGCAGATCGAGCACCTTCAGCACCAAATGGTGGTTCCCCAAGTCTGGCAAGAGCGGACatgcggagaaatccaaagggcTTTACGGGAGGAAAGGCCAGCAGACCAGCAGTCTGGATAACCCGCAGGTCGGGGGTCGCGTCAAGAGTTTCGAACCGGAACCCGAGTCCGCCCTCCCGAAGCCGGGCCCCCAGGATTACTGGGAGAACTATGAGAACGAGGATCCCAGCCTGGGTTGCTCCGACGCGGACTGCCTGAGCGAGGAGGAGAGCTCGAGAGGGGAGAGGAACCGTCCCGGGTTCGccctcctctcgctctccctctccctcgcgcTAGCCTCGTTCTCGGCAGGAAGCATCTAG